Proteins encoded within one genomic window of Hevea brasiliensis isolate MT/VB/25A 57/8 chromosome 8, ASM3005281v1, whole genome shotgun sequence:
- the LOC110652744 gene encoding uncharacterized protein LOC110652744: MLLVFDMRHTINPLQSIVGLTAQPIHTIHSLVHNPILGHDAQKLLTASSLGPCVWSTSSGERPFPVPGLDNQGICTSLAYGPLSDDILASYRPKYNTSIATVNLPSSNQGSSSVPGQGILGSQVLVKRVADSFYHKLGSTFAHLSYVQMVKSAIVNMENCCPLLAYADGVTHGLRLRELPSLTVNQNLKPHHHPILDVKYAHTQGIGMLGCASEDKLQLFSAKMS; the protein is encoded by the exons ATGCTCTTGGTGTTTGATATGCGTCACACCATAAATCCTTTGCAATCCATTGTTGGACTAACGGCCCAGCCTATTCATACTATACATTCCTTGGTGCATAACCCAATTCTGGGTCACGATGCTCAAAAATTGCTGACAGCTTCCTCCTTGGGCCCATGCGTGTGGAGCACTAGCTCTGGAGAGAG GCCATTTCCAGTTCCTGGATTGGACAATCAAGGCATTTGTACGTCACTTGCTTATGGTCCCTTAAGCGATGACATTCTTGCTTCATATCGTCCCAAATATAATACATCCATTGCAACAGTTAATTTGCCATCATCAAATCAAGGGTCATCTAGTGTTCCCGGACAAGGAATACTGGGATCTCAAGTTCTTGTCAAGAGAGTAGCTGACAGCTTTTATCATAAATTGGGATCAACATTTGCACACTTAAGTTATGTTCAAATGGTGAAGTCTGCTATTGTAAACATGGAGAATTGCTGCCCATTATTAGCTTATGCAGATGGAGTTACCCATGGATTGAGATTGAGGGAATTGCCAAGTTTAACAGTGAACCAGAATCTTAAACCGCATCACCACCCTATCCTTGACGTGAAATATGCACATACCCAAGGGATTGGCATGCTTGGTTGTGCAAGTGAAGATAAGTTACAACTTTTTTCAGCAAAAATGTCATAG